ACTGTGAGACATCTGGCGGAGAATGGTAGAGAGTAAGGACTGCAGACGTGCTCGCCAGTTTCTAGTTGAATCACTCATGTTTCCAGCATCTTGAGCTGCAGCTGACCTGCAGTTACTGACAGCAGCGGCGGCCACTGGACATTACTTGCCGGTAACTGTCGGCGTGGTGGGAGTAAAGAACGGCAAAACCTACGTGATGATTGTGGGGTTATACTGACTGTTGCTGGCGCACGCCGATAAAGCGGCTGAGGGTCATCATTCGATCAAGTGACAGTGCATAAATTAGGATTCTAGGAGAAGTGTTGTATTGTTAATTTGGGGTAAAGTTACAACAACGAATCAAGTAAATCGTGAACGAGGCCAAAATTGTTTTTGATTCAGttccaattcaatttcaaaggaAAGAACGTTACCCGAGGCTGCGTGCTAAGTAAAATGGCGACCGAAGGTTCGACGACAACTGCCACGAAGCTTTACTCGCGGGCGGAAGTTGCTAAGCACAATCATAGCGAAGACACTTGGATCATAATCCATAATAAAGTTTACGATGTAACCGCCTTTCTCAACGAGGTATCAATTTACAGTACATTCAATATACCGCATCAACAATCGTGACTGTCTGTCACCTGTTTGCTGCATGCAGCAGACTACTTGTTGCCATTATCGAATGAATACAATAATGATGTAATGTTGTATGGAAAATTCAGCACCCTGGTGGCGAAGAGGTGCTCTTAGAACAAGCTGGAATTGACGGATCTGAGCCCTTTGAAGATGTCGGGCATTCTAGTGATGCTAGACATATGATGGAACCATTCAAAATAGGAGAACTTATCGAAGTGAGTGTCAAAATTTGTGTTATTCAACTTGTACACTGTAACAGTTCTTTTCAATtctattttccttttcttcatATTATTTAGTTCCTCAAATCTTTCTCACTTTCAGACGAAACAGTCTCAATGATTTTCCATTAACTTTCAGGAGGATAGAACAAaatcagaagaaaaaaagagcaGAGATTGGTCGAGTGAAAAGAGTGAAGATGACGAATCTAGGTAT
The sequence above is drawn from the Neodiprion pinetum isolate iyNeoPine1 chromosome 2, iyNeoPine1.2, whole genome shotgun sequence genome and encodes:
- the Cyt-b5 gene encoding cytochrome b5 → MATEGSTTTATKLYSRAEVAKHNHSEDTWIIIHNKVYDVTAFLNEHPGGEEVLLEQAGIDGSEPFEDVGHSSDARHMMEPFKIGELIEEDRTKSEEKKSRDWSSEKSEDDESSGSWRSWLIPVALGVLATLVYRYFINPY